A DNA window from Ranitomeya imitator isolate aRanImi1 chromosome 2, aRanImi1.pri, whole genome shotgun sequence contains the following coding sequences:
- the LOC138667740 gene encoding uncharacterized protein: protein MLTSDESSVVAAALVFEAARLQEERRPKRKRRMWTRSWLQKRSTLSHMGLIRELRDNNPHDFRNYLRMSEESFKIILSAVTPLIQRCDTPMRAAVPVEERLAVTLRFLATGRSLQDLQFSAAVSRPFLSIVIPETCEAIVQSLRHYMEFPKTADDWKRIASDFDELWQFPNCGGALDGKHVRITQPANSGSFFFNYKGYFSVILMALVNANYEFVDVDVGMNGRVSDGGVFEHTSFGESLRNNELLLPLNEDTKANLNFVFIADEAFPLHPHLLKPFAQRTLTPERRIFNYRLSRARRVVENAFGIMANRFRVFHTAINLKLPSIDFVVLACCVLHNFLRRHDTSSYSPPSFIDAVDARTGDIVPGEWHTQPDNFTALQALGSGRQADDARDCREKYCQYFNGSGAVPWQDRAV, encoded by the exons atgctcacttccgatgagagttctgttgttgctgctgccctggtgtttgaggcagcacgtctccaagaggagagacgtcctaaacgaaaacgtcgcatgtggacccggagctggctgcagaaaagatccacattgtcacacatgggtctcataagagagttacgtgacaataaccctcatgatttccgaaactaccttcggatgtccgaggaatccttcaaaataatactgtctgctgttacgccactcatacaaaggtgtgatacgccgatgcgtgcagccgtgcccgtggaggaaaggttggcggtgacactgcggttcctggcaacaggaaggtctcttcaggatttgcagttttccgccgctgtttccagacctttcctgagcattgtgattccggagacatgcgaggccattgtgcagagcttaaggcattatatggag tttcccaagacggcggatgactggaagaggattgcttccgattttgatgagctgtggcagtttccaaactgcggtggtgcattagatggaaagcatgtgcgcatcacgcaaccagccaactctggatccttttttttcaactacaaaggatatttcagtgtgatcctcatggcccttgtcaatgcgaactatgagtttgtcgatgtggatgttggcatgaatggtcgagtctccgacggtggtgtttttgaacacacttcatttggggaaagcttgaggaacaatgaactgctgttgccactaaatgaagacacaaaagcaaacctaaattttgtcttcatcgctgatgaagctttccctcttcatccacatttgctgaagccatttgcacagagaacactcacaccggagcgcagaatctttaattaccggttgtcgagggcccgtcgtgtggttgaaaatgcctttgggattatggcaaatcggtttagagtgttccacacagctatcaacttgaagctgccgtctatagactttgtggttttggcatgctgtgtgctccataatttcctgagacgtcatgatacgagctcctattctcctccttcgtttattgatgcagtggacgcaagaaccggagatattgtgcccggggaatggcatacacaacctgataattttacagctcttcaagcacttggatctggcagacaggcagacgatgcaagggactgtcgcgaaaaatactgtcagtactttaatggttctggagctgtaccctggcaggatcgcgccgtataa